In a genomic window of Jaculus jaculus isolate mJacJac1 chromosome 8, mJacJac1.mat.Y.cur, whole genome shotgun sequence:
- the Slc2a10 gene encoding solute carrier family 2, facilitated glucose transporter member 10 gives MGRHSHSLLLCASVSLLGGLTFGYELAVISGALLLLQLEFALSCWEQELLVGSLLLGALLASLVGGFLIDHYGRRRTILGSNLVLLAGSLSLGLAGSLPWLLLGRLVVGFAISLSSMACCIYVSELVGPQQRGVLVSLYEVGITVGILLSYALNYALSDAPWGWRHMFGWATAPAALQSLSLLFLPADTPHRDLTPLPSGEAKRQGLGGPRYTFLDLFRARDNMRGRTIVGLGLVLFQQLTGQPNVLCYASTVFRSVGFREGSSAVLASVGLGSVKVAATLTATGLVEHAGRRALLLAGCALMALSVSGIGLVSFAVSLDSGPGCLAVPNATQQTGFLEVSSPPPVPRAWEDQGLPVLPTTERAKLHPEAGDAAAPLWPALNAASVLTPGPTPEHTLLGWAALVCLMAYVSAFSFGFGPVTWLVLSEIYPGEIRGRAFALCNSFNWAANLSISLSFLDLLGAIGLSWTFLLYGLTAVLGLAFIYILVPETKGQTLAEIEQQLQKSGFPLSSGHRQDSAGVQYHRLGVTVAS, from the exons ATGG GCCGTCACTCACATTCCCTGCTCCTGTGTGCCTCCGTGTCTCTGCTGGGTGGCCTGACCTTTGGTTACGAACTGGCTGTCATATCTGGCGCCCTGCTGCTGTTGCAGCTGGAGTTTGCACTAAGCTGCTGGGAGCAGGAGCTCTTGGTGGGCAGCCTACTCCTGGGAGCCCTCCTCGCTTCTCTGGTGGGGGGCTTCCTCATCGACCACTATGGCAGGAGAAGAACCATCCTTGGGAGCAATTTGGTGCTGCTGGCAGGCAGCCTGAGCCTGGGCCTGGCCGGATCCTTACCCTGGCTCCTCCTGGGCCGCTTGGTGGTTGGTTTTGCCATCTCACTTTCCTCCATGGCCTGCTGTATCTATGTGTCAGAGCTGGTGGGGCCACAGCAGAGGGGCGTGCTGGTGTCCCTCTACGAAGTGGGCATCACTGTGGGCATCCTGCTTTCTTATGCCCTCAACTATGCACTGTCCGATGCCCCATGGGGCTGGAGGCACATGTTTGGCTGGGCCACCGCACCTGCCGCCCTGCAGTCTCTTagccttctctttctgcctgctgaCACACCCCATCGGGACCTCACCCCGCTACCGAGCGGGGAGGCCAAAAGGCAGGGCTTGGGGGGTCCGCGGTATACGTTTCTGGACCTCTTCAGGGCCCGGGATAATATGCGAGGTCGGACTATTGTGGGCCTGGGGCTGGTTCTGTTCCAGCAGCTAACAGGGCAGCCCAATGTGCTGTGCTATGCCTCGACCGTCTTCCGCTCCGTTGGCTTCCGCGAGGGCTCCTCTGCCGTGCTGGCCTCGGTGGGGCTTGGCTCCGTGAAGGTGGCCGCCACCCTGACCGCCACGGGGCTGGTGGAGCATGCGGGCCGTAGGGCACTGCTGCTTGCCGGCTGTGCCCTCATGGCCCTGTCAGTCAGTGGCATAGGCCTGGTCAGCTTTGCTGTGTCCCTGGACTCAGGTCCTGGCTGCCTAGCCGTGCCCAATGCCACTCAACAGACAGGCTTTCTAGAAGTCTcatccccaccaccagtgccaagAGCCTGGGAGGACCAAGGACTACCAGTCTTGCCAACCACGGAGAGAGCGAAACTCCATCCAGAGGCTGGAGACGCCGCAGCCCCTCTGTGGCCAGCCCTGAATGCCGCCTCGGTGCTGACCCCTGGTCCCACTCCTGAGCACACCCTGCTGGGCTGGGCTGCACTGGTGTGCCTGATGGCCTACGTGAGCGCCTTCTCCTTTGGGTTTGGACCAG TGACCTGGCTGGTCCTCAGTGAGATCTACCCTGGGGAGATCCGAGGGAGAGCCTTCGCCCTGTGTAACAGCTTCAACTGGGCCGCGAACCTCTCCATCAGCCTCTCCTTCCTGGATCTCCTAG GTGCCATCGGCTTGTCCTGGACCTTCCTGCTCTACGGGCTGACCGCTGTCCTCGGCCTggccttcatctacatacttgtTCCTGAAACCAAAGGCCAGACGTTGGCTGAGATAGAGCAGCAGTTACAGAAGAGCgg GTTCCCCCTGAGCTCTGGCCACAGGCAGGACTCTGCTGGTGTCCAGTACCACCGCCTGGGGGTCACAGTGGCTTCCTGA